Below is a genomic region from Lates calcarifer isolate ASB-BC8 unplaced genomic scaffold, TLL_Latcal_v3 _unitig_413_quiver_995, whole genome shotgun sequence.
TCAACATGTGGATTGGTGCAGCCTCAGCAGACATGAGCTTTAGGTAGAGGCCAAAATAATGACACTGTGGATAAGAGTGACCAAAATTAGCTCTCTCTGAAGGGAGGCTGGGCTCAGCCTTTGAGACATGGTAAGGGGATCAGAGCTCCTTCCTGTCGAAAAGAACAAGCGGAGGTGGCTCAGGCCTCTGATTAGATGACATCAGCCATTGAGGGGGTTGAGCTATGTGGTGATGACAGTACTCAGGTGAGCGGTTTCATTTGGTGTTATTTTTGGATGTTCCACTCTTTATCAAGTGCAGTCCTCTCTCAAAGGCTACTCAGAGTGCTGCAGGAATCTTTGGAACAGCACGGAGGGTTTGGTAAACTGCTGCATATAACAGTATTTGAGCAATTCAGAGGAACTTAACTTTAATCATTGTGTAAAAATATTCTGAGTTAATAGTGACAGACATGTTACTTGACCTTTTTTTTGGCAGTGCCTAAAGCACGTGTGTATTTGCATAGAAACAAATATCAAGATATATGGCTGCCAACAACTCATTGGCTGATTTCTTGCCACGAAAAGTCAAGCTCATTATTGTGCAAATCTTGGTGATGATTTTTCTCTGCATCAACTTGGTGctcatcatgacattttttaaaagggaGTGCTTCCACACAAGTGCTCGCTACATCTTATTTGCTGTTACATTACTGTCAGATAGCTTGTTGTTATTCATGTCTGATATCCTGCTCATCTTGACAATATTTCGTTTAACTATTCAAGTTTGGTTATGTATTATTATCTCTGTTGTGTTACTTCTTTATGCTACAGTCACACCAGTTACTCTGACAGCAATGACCCTGGAGCGCtatgtggccatttgtatgCCC
It encodes:
- the LOC127140270 gene encoding odorant receptor 131-2-like; its protein translation is MAANNSLADFLPRKVKLIIVQILVMIFLCINLVLIMTFFKRECFHTSARYILFAVTLLSDSLLLFMSDILLILTIFRLTIQVWLCIIISVVLLLYATVTPVTLTAMTLERYVAICMPLRHGELCSTRSTMHCILIIHGLSSWPKLHQERIKSQKKGLRTVILHGFQLLLCLIQLWTPFIEAAVLQVNFSLFENVRYFNYIMFYFAPRCLSPLIYGLRDEVFFHALKNCASFG